A genomic segment from Pseudosulfitobacter sp. DSM 107133 encodes:
- a CDS encoding carboxymuconolactone decarboxylase family protein: MSTQRTDRTIALLETLEKGAAAKVQANLNTMAPDLFDTLLGFGLADVLDRPVIDLRTREMLTVAALTAMGTAPEQLEFHIRAALNTGVTRDEIVEILLQMAVYAGVPACINGVAAARKAFDAHGI; this comes from the coding sequence ATGAGTACCCAACGCACCGACCGCACCATCGCATTGCTTGAGACCTTGGAAAAAGGCGCCGCTGCCAAGGTTCAGGCCAACCTGAACACCATGGCCCCCGATCTGTTCGACACGCTTCTGGGTTTCGGTCTGGCCGACGTTCTGGACCGCCCCGTCATCGACTTGCGCACCCGCGAGATGCTGACGGTGGCGGCGCTGACAGCGATGGGGACCGCGCCCGAGCAGCTGGAATTCCACATTCGCGCCGCCCTGAACACCGGCGTCACGCGGGATGAAATCGTGGAAATCCTGTTGCAGATGGCGGTCTATGCCGGTGTGCCCGCCTGCATCAACGGCGTGGCGGCGGCGCGCAAGGCGTTCGACGCCCACGGCATCTGA
- the mobB gene encoding molybdopterin-guanine dinucleotide biosynthesis protein B, producing the protein MRIFGVVGWKNAGKTGLMERLVTEITGRGITVSTVKHAHHSFDVDHPGKDSHRHRVAGASEVLLASRNRFALMHEMRGADELPLSALLEKLSPVDLVLVEGYKRDAHPKVEAHRAETGNPLIAPDDPTVRAVASDSAVDVTVPVFDLDDTGAIADFILMQVGL; encoded by the coding sequence ATGAGAATTTTTGGTGTTGTCGGCTGGAAGAACGCGGGCAAGACGGGGTTGATGGAGCGACTGGTGACCGAGATCACGGGGCGTGGCATCACCGTCAGCACGGTGAAACATGCGCACCATTCCTTTGACGTCGACCATCCGGGCAAGGACAGCCATCGGCACCGTGTGGCCGGCGCCTCCGAGGTGCTGCTGGCCTCGCGCAACCGCTTTGCGTTGATGCACGAGATGCGCGGCGCGGATGAATTGCCGCTGTCTGCGCTGCTGGAGAAACTGTCGCCGGTCGATCTGGTGCTGGTCGAGGGATACAAACGCGACGCCCATCCCAAGGTCGAGGCGCACAGGGCCGAAACCGGTAATCCGCTGATCGCGCCCGACGATCCGACGGTGCGGGCGGTGGCCAGTGACAGCGCGGTGGACGTGACCGTGCCGGTGTTCGATCTGGACGACACAGGCGCGATTGCCGATTTCATTCTGATGCAGGTGGGCCTGTGA
- a CDS encoding formate dehydrogenase accessory sulfurtransferase FdhD, producing the protein MQLATQDNSGSYLIAPMPARSGLTRNVTGFDHTGAQVDLSVVEERPLTIYLNAQEIVTAMTIGDYPEYLALGFLRNQRMLGDDDVVTGVDYDEELQVVVVRTARQTNHEDKLKKKTRTSGCAVGTVFGDMMEGLDGVVLPATPVRTSWLYALSAAINRTPSLYLEAGAIHGTVLCHQDRPLVYMEDVGRHNAVDKIAGWMLDEGVNPDDKILYTTGRLTSEMVIKTAMMGIPVLASRSGFTAWGVEIAQQVGLTLIGRMRGQRFVCLAGEDRLIRDADPAAVQDEPRKSGRKGSGE; encoded by the coding sequence ATGCAATTGGCGACGCAAGACAATTCGGGCAGCTATCTGATTGCGCCCATGCCCGCGCGGTCGGGGTTGACCCGCAACGTGACGGGGTTTGACCACACCGGCGCGCAGGTTGATCTGTCGGTGGTCGAGGAGCGGCCCCTGACGATCTATCTGAACGCGCAGGAAATCGTTACGGCCATGACCATCGGCGATTACCCCGAATATCTGGCGCTGGGCTTTCTGCGCAACCAGCGGATGCTGGGTGATGATGATGTCGTCACCGGCGTCGATTACGACGAGGAATTGCAGGTGGTGGTGGTGCGCACGGCGCGCCAGACCAACCACGAGGACAAGCTGAAGAAGAAAACCCGCACCAGCGGTTGCGCCGTGGGCACCGTCTTTGGCGACATGATGGAGGGGCTGGACGGCGTGGTGCTGCCTGCAACGCCGGTGCGCACCTCGTGGCTTTATGCGCTTAGTGCCGCGATCAACCGCACGCCCTCGCTGTATCTGGAAGCAGGTGCGATTCACGGCACGGTGCTGTGCCATCAGGACCGTCCGCTGGTCTATATGGAGGACGTGGGGCGTCACAACGCGGTGGACAAGATCGCAGGCTGGATGCTGGACGAGGGCGTCAACCCCGACGACAAGATCCTGTACACAACGGGCCGTTTGACGTCCGAAATGGTGATCAAGACCGCGATGATGGGCATTCCGGTGCTGGCGTCCCGCTCGGGCTTTACCGCCTGGGGCGTCGAGATTGCGCAACAGGTCGGGCTGACCCTGATCGGCCGGATGCGGGGGCAGCGGTTTGTCTGCCTTGCGGGCGAAGACCGCCTGATCCGCGATGCCGATCCCGCGGCGGTTCAGGACGAGCCGCGCAAGTCGGGCCGTAAGGGGAGCGGGGAATGA
- a CDS encoding electron transfer flavoprotein-ubiquinone oxidoreductase has product MAEIEREAMEYDVVIVGAGPAGLSAAIRLKQLDADLNVVVLEKGSEVGAHILSGAVLDPCGLDALIPDWKEKGAPVTVEVKEDNFYMLGEAGKLRIPNFPMPPLMNNHGNYIVSMGNVCRWMAEQAEELGVEIFPGMACSELVYGENGEVKGVVAGEFGISADGSKGDSYEPGMELHGKYVFLGEGVRGSLSKEVIAKYDLSAGKEPQKFGIGMKEIWEIDPAKHKEGTVTHTMGWPLGSKAGGGSFIYHLENNQVYVGFVVHLGYKNPYVFPYMEFQQFKHHPMVVELLKGGKRVAYGARAITEGGYQSMPKMVAPGVALLGCSVGMVNVPRIKGNHNAMLSGKAAAEAAFDAIKAERSGDELSAYETEVRGGAIGADLKKVRNVKPLWSKFGLTASLAIGGFDMWCNTLGFSLLGTLGHGKSDADATEPAAQHKEITYPKPDGKLSFDRLTNVAFSFTNHEESQPAHLKLKDASIPVERNLAVYAGPSARYCPAGVYEFVTEDGKDPRFVINFQNCVHCKTCDIKDPSQNINWTTPQGGDGPNYPNM; this is encoded by the coding sequence ATGGCCGAGATTGAACGCGAAGCGATGGAATATGATGTGGTCATCGTCGGTGCCGGGCCTGCGGGCCTGTCGGCGGCGATCCGTCTGAAGCAACTTGACGCCGACCTGAACGTGGTCGTGCTGGAAAAGGGCTCGGAGGTGGGCGCACATATCCTTTCGGGCGCGGTTCTGGACCCCTGCGGTCTGGATGCGCTGATTCCCGACTGGAAGGAGAAGGGCGCGCCGGTCACTGTCGAGGTGAAGGAAGACAATTTCTACATGCTGGGCGAAGCGGGCAAGCTGCGCATTCCCAACTTTCCCATGCCGCCGCTGATGAACAACCACGGCAACTATATCGTGTCGATGGGCAATGTCTGCCGCTGGATGGCGGAACAGGCCGAAGAGCTGGGCGTTGAAATCTTCCCCGGCATGGCCTGTTCCGAACTGGTTTACGGCGAAAACGGCGAAGTCAAAGGTGTGGTTGCCGGCGAGTTCGGCATTTCTGCCGACGGCTCCAAGGGCGACAGCTATGAGCCGGGCATGGAACTGCACGGCAAATATGTCTTCCTGGGCGAAGGCGTGCGCGGTTCGCTTTCAAAAGAGGTGATCGCGAAATACGATCTGTCGGCCGGCAAAGAGCCGCAGAAGTTCGGCATCGGTATGAAAGAGATCTGGGAAATTGATCCCGCCAAGCACAAAGAGGGCACTGTTACCCACACGATGGGCTGGCCCTTGGGCAGCAAGGCCGGTGGCGGATCGTTCATCTATCACCTTGAAAACAATCAGGTCTATGTGGGCTTCGTGGTCCACTTGGGCTACAAGAATCCCTATGTGTTCCCCTATATGGAGTTCCAGCAGTTCAAGCATCATCCGATGGTGGTCGAGCTGCTGAAAGGCGGCAAGCGCGTGGCTTATGGCGCGCGCGCCATCACCGAGGGCGGCTATCAGTCGATGCCCAAGATGGTGGCGCCCGGTGTGGCGCTGCTGGGCTGTTCGGTTGGGATGGTCAACGTGCCGCGCATCAAGGGCAACCACAACGCGATGTTGTCGGGCAAGGCGGCGGCCGAGGCGGCTTTTGACGCGATTAAGGCCGAGCGTTCGGGCGACGAACTGAGCGCTTACGAGACCGAAGTGCGCGGTGGTGCAATTGGCGCGGATCTGAAAAAGGTGCGCAATGTCAAACCGTTGTGGTCAAAATTCGGCCTGACGGCGTCGCTGGCCATCGGTGGCTTTGACATGTGGTGCAACACGCTGGGCTTTTCACTTCTGGGCACGCTGGGGCACGGCAAATCCGACGCCGATGCGACCGAACCTGCGGCGCAGCACAAAGAGATCACCTATCCCAAGCCGGACGGGAAGCTGTCGTTTGACCGTCTGACCAACGTGGCGTTCAGCTTTACCAACCACGAGGAAAGCCAGCCTGCGCACCTGAAGCTGAAAGATGCCAGCATTCCGGTGGAGCGCAATCTGGCGGTCTATGCGGGCCCATCGGCGCGCTATTGCCCTGCCGGCGTCTATGAATTTGTGACAGAGGACGGCAAGGACCCGCGCTTTGTCATCAACTTCCAGAACTGCGTGCACTGCAAGACCTGCGACATCAAGGATCCCAGCCAGAACATCAACTGGACCACGCCGCAGGGCGGCGACGGGCCGAACTATCCGAATATGTAA
- the greA gene encoding transcription elongation factor GreA, producing the protein MEKIPMTRKGHLALETELKHLKSVERPAIIKAIAEAREHGDLSENAEYHSAKEKQSFIEGRIKELEGAISLADVIDPTKMKGGIKFGATVTLVDEDTDEEKTYQIVGEYEANIEAGLLNIKSPIARALIGKEEGDSVEVHTPGGGKSYEVLKIAFI; encoded by the coding sequence ATGGAAAAGATCCCGATGACCCGAAAGGGTCACCTTGCCCTTGAGACCGAACTCAAGCACCTGAAATCCGTCGAGCGCCCAGCCATCATCAAGGCCATCGCCGAAGCGCGTGAACATGGCGATTTGTCCGAGAACGCCGAATACCATTCCGCCAAGGAAAAGCAGTCTTTCATCGAGGGGCGCATCAAGGAACTGGAAGGCGCGATTTCGCTGGCCGATGTGATCGACCCGACCAAGATGAAAGGCGGCATCAAGTTCGGCGCCACCGTCACGCTGGTTGACGAAGACACCGACGAAGAGAAGACCTATCAGATCGTCGGCGAATACGAGGCCAACATCGAAGCGGGCTTGCTGAACATCAAATCCCCCATCGCCCGTGCCCTGATCGGCAAGGAAGAAGGCGACAGCGTCGAGGTGCACACCCCCGGCGGTGGCAAATCCTATGAAGTGCTGAAAATCGCGTTCATCTGA
- a CDS encoding VOC family protein: protein MTAQLEHANFTVSDPAATAAWMCDLFGWHIRWQGDAIAGGHTVHVGSDTHYLALYAPKAVETPQQSNYTTIGGLNHLAVTTDNLDALETRIKAHGFTTGNHADYEPGRRFYFHDADGIEYEVVQYD from the coding sequence ATGACCGCCCAACTTGAACACGCCAACTTCACCGTCTCCGACCCTGCTGCGACTGCGGCGTGGATGTGCGACCTGTTCGGCTGGCACATCCGCTGGCAGGGCGATGCGATCGCCGGCGGACACACCGTTCACGTTGGCAGTGACACGCACTACCTTGCCCTTTACGCCCCCAAAGCTGTCGAAACGCCGCAGCAATCCAATTATACCACCATCGGCGGGCTGAACCATCTGGCGGTCACCACCGACAACCTCGACGCACTCGAAACCCGGATCAAGGCGCATGGGTTCACCACCGGCAACCACGCCGACTATGAACCCGGCCGCCGTTTTTATTTCCACGATGCAGACGGCATCGAATATGAAGTGGTGCAATACGACTGA
- a CDS encoding LysR family transcriptional regulator, translating to MEDALNWNDTPAFLAVARTGTLTGAAASLGAGVATVSRRIERLEAALGVPLFARAQTGYQLTDEGTALMPRAEALEAAMDGFQSAAQAGRGVQGHVRVATAENLANPLLIPSLGSLLAAHPGLTVEVSTDVASVNLHKRDADLAVRMVRPTRGHLTVRRIGTLGFGLYGSVDYMAQRGSGAGVEGDRYIGWADRFGDLPAAQWLARSFRDAAPAVVTSTLASQLSAAQAGLGLAVLPHFLARGAGLERMPVELGVDQDIWLVMHSDLMASQRVRVVADHLVSVIEAHGAQLRGETPP from the coding sequence GTGGAAGACGCGTTGAACTGGAACGACACGCCCGCCTTTCTGGCGGTGGCGCGGACCGGCACACTGACCGGCGCTGCGGCGTCCCTTGGCGCGGGTGTCGCCACGGTGTCGCGGCGAATCGAACGGCTGGAGGCCGCGTTGGGTGTGCCGTTGTTCGCGCGGGCACAGACCGGATACCAGTTGACCGATGAGGGCACCGCATTGATGCCCCGCGCCGAGGCGTTGGAGGCGGCGATGGACGGGTTCCAAAGTGCCGCTCAAGCGGGGCGCGGTGTTCAGGGGCACGTGCGGGTGGCCACGGCCGAAAATCTGGCAAATCCGCTGCTGATCCCGTCACTGGGCTCGTTGCTGGCAGCGCATCCGGGGCTGACGGTCGAGGTGTCGACCGATGTGGCCTCGGTCAACCTGCACAAGCGCGATGCGGATCTGGCGGTGCGCATGGTGCGGCCCACGCGGGGGCACCTGACAGTGCGGCGGATCGGGACGCTGGGCTTTGGTCTGTATGGATCGGTTGATTACATGGCGCAGCGCGGGAGCGGTGCGGGGGTCGAGGGCGACCGCTATATCGGCTGGGCAGACCGCTTTGGCGATCTGCCTGCGGCGCAGTGGCTGGCCCGCAGCTTTCGCGATGCCGCACCGGCGGTGGTGACGTCGACGCTGGCCTCGCAACTCAGCGCGGCGCAGGCGGGGTTGGGGCTGGCGGTGCTACCGCATTTTCTGGCGCGGGGGGCCGGGTTGGAACGGATGCCGGTCGAACTGGGCGTGGATCAGGACATCTGGCTGGTGATGCACAGTGATCTGATGGCCTCACAGCGGGTGCGTGTGGTGGCGGATCATCTGGTAAGCGTGATCGAGGCGCATGGCGCGCAGTTGCGGGGGGAAACGCCGCCCTGA
- the mobA gene encoding molybdenum cofactor guanylyltransferase MobA, giving the protein MKQPLGVILAGGLATRMGGGDKALLQLGGQSLLARVIARLEPQVAGLALNANGDPARFAGFGLPVVADSVEGFAGPLAGVLAGLDWAAELGADAIVTVAADTPFFPCDLVPRLLMASEGMVAPLALAATPRGNADTRSMTAGLIRHPTFGLWPVALRDDLRAALQDGLRKVVIWTDAHDGRLAEFPEAGDPFFNVNTPEDLAAAEAML; this is encoded by the coding sequence ATGAAGCAACCTTTGGGCGTGATCCTTGCCGGTGGTCTGGCCACGCGGATGGGCGGGGGTGACAAGGCGCTGTTGCAACTGGGCGGGCAGAGCCTGCTGGCGCGGGTGATTGCGCGGCTGGAGCCGCAGGTGGCGGGGCTGGCGCTGAACGCCAATGGCGATCCGGCGCGGTTTGCGGGCTTTGGCCTGCCGGTGGTGGCGGACAGTGTGGAAGGGTTCGCGGGGCCGTTGGCGGGCGTACTCGCCGGGCTGGACTGGGCAGCGGAACTGGGGGCAGATGCGATCGTGACCGTGGCCGCCGACACGCCGTTCTTTCCCTGTGATCTGGTGCCGCGTCTGCTGATGGCCTCCGAAGGCATGGTCGCCCCGCTGGCGCTGGCCGCGACGCCGCGCGGCAATGCGGACACGCGCTCGATGACCGCCGGGCTGATCCGGCACCCGACATTTGGCCTGTGGCCTGTGGCCCTGCGCGACGATCTGCGCGCCGCTTTGCAGGACGGGCTGCGCAAGGTTGTGATCTGGACAGACGCGCACGACGGGCGGTTGGCGGAGTTTCCGGAAGCAGGTGATCCGTTTTTCAACGTCAACACGCCCGAGGATCTGGCGGCAGCAGAGGCGATGCTATGA
- a CDS encoding aldo/keto reductase — MQRRHLTPEFSVSALGLGCMGMSEFYGPRDDTQSLAVLNRAADLGITFFDTADTYGPFHNEELLGRFLRTHKPQAEVATKFGIVRNPGEYRREIDNSPAYVRRACEASLKRLGVERIDLYYVHRINPAQRIEEVMHALSDLVKQGKIAHIGLCEVSAPTLRRAHAVHPVTAVQTEYSLWTREAEAEVLPACAELGIGFVPYSPLGRGFLTGAFDKATTFGDGDFRANLPRFSADNMASNTRIVDCVRQLATAKGCTPAQIALAWLLSKGDHIVPIPGTKRLKYLEENIAAVDITLSTDELTTLNRAIAALDVAGARYTAEGMKGLNA, encoded by the coding sequence ATGCAACGCCGCCACCTGACCCCCGAATTCTCTGTCTCAGCCCTTGGCCTTGGCTGCATGGGGATGAGCGAATTCTACGGCCCCCGCGATGACACCCAATCGCTGGCCGTCCTGAACCGCGCCGCCGATCTGGGAATCACTTTCTTCGACACCGCCGACACCTACGGCCCCTTCCACAACGAGGAACTGTTGGGCCGGTTCCTGCGCACCCACAAACCACAGGCCGAAGTGGCCACCAAATTCGGCATCGTCCGCAACCCCGGCGAATACCGCCGCGAGATCGACAACAGCCCCGCCTATGTCCGACGCGCCTGCGAGGCCTCGCTGAAACGTCTGGGGGTCGAGCGGATCGACCTTTACTATGTCCACCGCATCAACCCCGCCCAACGCATCGAAGAGGTGATGCACGCGCTGTCCGATCTGGTGAAACAGGGCAAGATCGCCCACATCGGCCTGTGCGAGGTCAGCGCCCCCACCCTGCGGCGCGCCCACGCGGTGCATCCCGTGACGGCGGTGCAAACAGAATACTCCCTGTGGACCCGCGAGGCCGAGGCCGAGGTTCTGCCCGCCTGCGCCGAGCTGGGCATCGGGTTCGTGCCCTACTCGCCGCTGGGGCGCGGGTTTCTGACGGGGGCTTTCGACAAGGCAACCACCTTTGGCGACGGTGACTTTCGTGCCAACCTGCCGCGGTTCTCTGCCGACAACATGGCCAGCAACACGCGCATCGTCGACTGTGTCCGTCAGTTGGCCACCGCCAAAGGCTGCACGCCTGCACAGATCGCGCTGGCGTGGCTGCTGTCCAAGGGCGACCACATCGTGCCGATCCCCGGCACCAAACGGCTGAAATACCTCGAAGAGAACATAGCCGCCGTCGACATCACCCTGAGCACAGACGAACTGACAACCCTCAACCGCGCCATCGCCGCGCTGGACGTGGCGGGCGCACGATATACCGCCGAAGGCATGAAAGGACTGAACGCATGA
- a CDS encoding molybdopterin-binding protein has protein sequence MFDTVIVVDWSGGNDRGATPKADAIWACVARDGVADAPVYLRNRQVAEDWIGDAVQVERAAGRRVMVGFDFPFGYPQGFTRAVAGTDDPLELWDWFAERIEDAPKANNRFDVAGVINLSLGGKGPFWSNGLKRDIDGLARTKAGYENPFAERRRAEALATGAFTVWQLSGAGSVGSQALMGLPVLARLRRRFGDDLAVWPFQTLDTGIALVEVWPSLIAPEIAARAQPDEIKDAAQVRVLAQALSALAPDRLAAMLAEGDTEEGWILGLGHEDSLRAALRPDGPLPPPLSNDCFALPPGVNWTPVDEALALLQERLTPVAQVETVAIQQALGRVMAAPVTALRSNPPRPNTAVDGYGFAGGREAGVHVLPLVAGRAAAGGDFDGTVPAGHAVRVLTGAALPAGVDTVVLQEDVSVDGARIAFNGPVKAGANSRRAGEDVAAGDEVLPQGRRLTPADLALLAAVGVGAVPVFAPLRVGVLSTGDELAEAGTDAGETQIYDANRPMLLGLLARLGHVAVDLGRVRDDRAALAAALDGAQVDAILTSGGASAGDEDHVSALLHEAGALALWRIAVKPGRPLALGMWKGTPVFGLPGNPVAAMVCTLVFAAPALALLAGSGWQEPQGFTVPAGFEKSKKPGRREYLRARMREGVVEVFRSEGSGRISGLSWAEGLVELPDGPLEVRRGDPVRFIPWGGFGL, from the coding sequence ATGTTCGACACGGTGATCGTGGTGGACTGGTCCGGGGGCAACGACCGTGGCGCGACGCCCAAGGCCGATGCGATCTGGGCCTGTGTGGCGCGGGATGGGGTGGCGGATGCACCTGTCTATCTGCGCAACCGTCAGGTGGCCGAGGATTGGATTGGCGACGCGGTGCAGGTCGAGCGGGCGGCGGGCCGGCGGGTGATGGTCGGGTTCGACTTCCCCTTTGGCTATCCGCAGGGCTTTACGCGCGCCGTGGCGGGCACGGATGATCCGCTGGAATTGTGGGACTGGTTCGCGGAGCGGATCGAGGATGCGCCCAAGGCCAACAACCGATTTGATGTGGCCGGAGTGATCAACCTGTCGCTGGGCGGCAAGGGGCCGTTCTGGAGCAATGGGTTGAAGCGCGACATTGACGGGCTGGCGCGCACCAAGGCGGGCTATGAAAACCCCTTTGCCGAACGGCGCCGCGCCGAAGCGCTGGCCACGGGGGCTTTTACCGTCTGGCAGCTGAGCGGGGCGGGGTCTGTGGGGTCGCAGGCGCTGATGGGCCTGCCGGTGCTGGCGCGGTTGCGGCGGCGGTTCGGGGACGATCTGGCGGTCTGGCCGTTTCAGACCCTGGACACAGGGATCGCGCTGGTCGAGGTCTGGCCCTCGCTGATCGCGCCCGAGATTGCGGCGCGCGCGCAGCCCGACGAGATCAAGGATGCCGCACAGGTGCGGGTTCTGGCGCAGGCCCTGTCCGCGCTTGCGCCTGATCGGTTGGCCGCGATGCTGGCCGAAGGTGACACCGAAGAAGGCTGGATTCTGGGGCTGGGGCATGAGGATTCCTTGCGCGCCGCGTTGCGCCCCGACGGGCCCTTGCCGCCGCCCCTGTCCAACGATTGCTTTGCGCTACCGCCCGGTGTGAACTGGACGCCGGTGGATGAGGCTTTGGCCTTGCTGCAAGAGCGGCTGACGCCGGTGGCACAGGTGGAAACGGTTGCCATCCAACAGGCGCTGGGTCGCGTGATGGCCGCTCCCGTGACGGCGTTGCGGTCCAACCCGCCGCGCCCGAACACTGCCGTGGACGGATACGGCTTTGCCGGAGGGCGCGAGGCCGGAGTGCATGTGCTGCCGCTGGTCGCGGGGCGTGCAGCGGCGGGCGGCGATTTCGACGGCACGGTACCTGCGGGCCATGCAGTGCGGGTGCTGACGGGGGCGGCCTTGCCTGCGGGGGTGGACACCGTGGTGCTGCAAGAGGACGTGAGCGTTGACGGGGCCCGCATTGCGTTCAACGGGCCGGTCAAGGCGGGCGCGAACAGCCGTCGCGCGGGCGAGGATGTGGCCGCAGGCGATGAGGTGCTGCCGCAGGGGCGGCGGCTGACCCCTGCCGATCTGGCGCTGCTGGCAGCAGTGGGTGTCGGTGCGGTGCCGGTCTTTGCGCCCCTGCGCGTCGGCGTGTTGTCCACGGGCGACGAACTGGCCGAGGCGGGCACGGATGCAGGCGAAACACAGATTTACGACGCCAATCGCCCGATGTTGCTGGGGCTGCTCGCGCGGCTGGGCCACGTGGCCGTGGACCTTGGCCGGGTGCGGGACGACCGCGCCGCGCTGGCGGCGGCTTTGGACGGTGCGCAGGTGGATGCGATCCTGACAAGCGGCGGTGCTTCAGCGGGGGATGAGGACCACGTGTCGGCCCTGCTGCACGAAGCGGGGGCGCTGGCGCTGTGGCGCATTGCGGTCAAGCCGGGGCGGCCCTTGGCCTTGGGGATGTGGAAGGGCACGCCGGTCTTTGGGCTGCCGGGCAATCCGGTGGCGGCGATGGTTTGCACGCTGGTTTTTGCTGCCCCTGCGCTGGCGTTGCTGGCCGGGTCCGGTTGGCAGGAACCGCAGGGCTTTACGGTGCCTGCGGGATTCGAAAAATCCAAGAAACCGGGCCGCCGCGAATATTTGCGCGCCCGGATGCGGGAGGGCGTGGTCGAGGTGTTCCGGTCCGAAGGGTCGGGCCGGATCAGCGGGCTCAGCTGGGCCGAAGGGCTGGTGGAATTGCCCGACGGCCCGCTGGAGGTCAGGCGCGGCGATCCGGTGCGCTTTATCCCCTGGGGTGGTTTCGGGCTGTGA
- a CDS encoding LysE family translocator: MVMETYLVYLAAVAVFFATPPDTSQLLIISNSIRHGLRKSAYTIAGDLTANCLQMTGAAFGLAAIIATSADVFIWVKWLGVAYLVWIGLQLVLSKEHTPDVEANASGQAIRLFRQGFVTSMANPFAVVFFGALFPQFIDPASPVLPQLFILGMTYIVVDGAILLLWGWAGIKATTALKRVSFGVVNKVCGCLMIAAAALLATKDFQPQR; this comes from the coding sequence ATGGTGATGGAAACCTATCTTGTCTATCTCGCCGCGGTCGCCGTGTTCTTTGCAACGCCACCCGACACCAGCCAGCTTTTGATTATTTCAAACAGCATTCGCCACGGGTTGCGTAAAAGTGCCTATACAATTGCCGGAGACCTGACGGCCAACTGCCTGCAAATGACGGGCGCGGCGTTTGGGCTGGCAGCGATTATCGCGACATCGGCAGACGTGTTTATCTGGGTCAAGTGGCTGGGTGTTGCCTATCTGGTTTGGATCGGTTTGCAGCTTGTTCTGTCAAAAGAGCATACGCCCGATGTCGAGGCGAACGCTTCAGGGCAGGCAATTCGGTTGTTTCGGCAAGGCTTTGTGACTTCGATGGCAAATCCGTTTGCTGTCGTGTTTTTCGGGGCGCTGTTTCCGCAATTCATTGACCCAGCGTCGCCGGTGCTGCCGCAGCTTTTCATTCTGGGCATGACTTATATCGTGGTCGACGGCGCTATCTTGCTCCTATGGGGGTGGGCTGGAATCAAGGCGACGACCGCACTCAAGCGGGTGTCATTCGGAGTGGTGAACAAAGTTTGCGGGTGCTTGATGATCGCGGCTGCGGCATTGCTCGCGACGAAGGATTTCCAGCCGCAGCGTTAG
- the soxR gene encoding redox-sensitive transcriptional activator SoxR yields MAKDGLSIGDLAARTGLAVSAIRYYEVQGLIDPWRNSGGQRRYERADIRRLSFVMIAQQFGFTLPQIRAELDLLPKGRVPTKADWARISTGFRAALDARIDTLTRMRDTLDSCIGCGCLSLESCGLYNPGDRAAEKGSGPRYLMGDRPAG; encoded by the coding sequence ATGGCAAAAGACGGATTGAGTATTGGTGATCTGGCCGCGCGCACGGGGTTGGCGGTGTCGGCAATCCGTTACTACGAAGTGCAGGGCCTGATTGACCCGTGGCGCAATTCCGGCGGGCAGCGGCGCTACGAGCGGGCAGACATCCGGCGGCTGTCGTTCGTGATGATCGCGCAACAGTTCGGTTTTACACTTCCCCAGATCCGCGCCGAACTGGACCTGTTGCCAAAGGGGCGTGTGCCGACCAAGGCGGATTGGGCGCGCATCAGCACCGGGTTTCGCGCGGCGCTGGATGCGCGGATCGACACGCTGACCCGGATGCGGGACACGCTGGACAGTTGTATCGGCTGCGGCTGCCTTAGCCTTGAAAGCTGCGGCTTGTACAATCCCGGCGACCGCGCTGCCGAGAAGGGCAGTGGTCCGCGTTATCTGATGGGCGATCGTCCTGCGGGCTGA